Proteins encoded together in one Microbacterium sp. ABRD28 window:
- a CDS encoding amino acid ABC transporter permease translates to MSADIHQPSALELERRAYRARQSTRSVLIAVISTVVFAVAVWLTVVNTPGWESVQRSFFDPETAIASLPRVWEGFLLNLQVLGLSVITVAIGATVIALLRTLRGAVFFPLRALAAGYTDVFRGIPLIIVLYLVGFGIPGLVNERIPPVILGTAAITITYSAYVSEVIRAGIEAVHPSQRLAARAMGLGYAQSLRLVVMPQALRKMTPPLMNDFVAMQKDVGLVSVIGAVDAVRAAQIETSLAYNFTPYIVAAVLFVLLAIPTIRLADWWTARLQRREQMGSIL, encoded by the coding sequence GTGAGCGCCGACATCCATCAGCCGAGCGCGCTCGAGCTGGAGCGTCGCGCCTACCGCGCGCGCCAGTCGACCCGGTCGGTGCTGATCGCCGTCATCTCCACCGTCGTCTTCGCGGTGGCGGTCTGGCTCACCGTGGTCAACACCCCCGGGTGGGAGTCGGTCCAGCGATCGTTCTTCGACCCCGAGACCGCCATCGCCTCTCTCCCGCGCGTGTGGGAGGGGTTCCTGCTCAACCTGCAGGTGCTGGGACTCTCGGTGATCACCGTCGCGATCGGCGCGACCGTCATCGCGCTGCTTCGCACCCTGCGCGGCGCGGTGTTCTTCCCGCTCCGGGCGCTCGCGGCCGGCTACACCGACGTCTTCCGGGGCATCCCGCTGATCATCGTGCTCTACCTCGTGGGGTTCGGGATCCCGGGGCTCGTGAACGAGCGCATCCCCCCGGTCATCCTGGGTACCGCGGCGATCACGATCACCTATTCGGCGTACGTGAGCGAGGTGATCCGCGCCGGCATCGAGGCCGTGCACCCCTCGCAGCGCCTGGCCGCACGGGCGATGGGCCTCGGCTATGCCCAGTCGCTTCGCCTCGTGGTGATGCCGCAGGCGCTCCGCAAGATGACGCCCCCGCTCATGAACGACTTCGTCGCGATGCAGAAGGACGTGGGGCTCGTCTCGGTCATCGGCGCCGTCGATGCGGTTCGGGCCGCGCAGATCGAGACATCGCTGGCGTACAACTTCACCCCGTACATCGTCGCGGCGGTGCTGTTCGTGCTGCTGGCGATCCCCACCATCCGCCTCGCGGACTGGTGGACGGCACGGCTGCAGCGACGCGAGCAGATGGGATCGATCCTGTGA
- a CDS encoding amino acid ABC transporter ATP-binding protein, with protein sequence MTALLQADGIWKSFGDRSVLRGVGLDLSAHEVVAVIGASGSGKSTLLRCLNLLETIDDGVIRLGGDDISDPRVDGNRVRARFGAVFQHYNLFPHLSVIDNVTLAARKVHRMPRRDAEAKAMALLERIGLADKAREHPDRLSGGQQQRAAIVRAVVTDPEVLFLDEITSALDPELVGEVLELVQSLAEEGATILMATHEMAFARDVAHRVLFLDEGRVVEEGPPDEVLVAPREERTRRFLSRFTT encoded by the coding sequence GTGACGGCGCTCCTGCAGGCAGACGGCATCTGGAAGTCGTTCGGAGACCGCTCGGTGCTGCGCGGCGTGGGGCTCGACCTCTCGGCGCACGAGGTGGTCGCCGTCATCGGGGCAAGCGGGTCGGGCAAGTCGACGCTGCTGCGCTGCCTGAATCTTCTCGAGACGATCGACGACGGCGTCATCCGGCTGGGTGGCGATGACATCTCCGACCCCCGCGTCGACGGCAACCGGGTGCGCGCGCGGTTCGGCGCGGTCTTCCAGCATTACAACCTCTTCCCCCACCTGTCGGTCATCGACAACGTCACCCTCGCCGCGCGGAAAGTGCACCGGATGCCGCGGCGCGACGCCGAAGCGAAGGCGATGGCTCTCCTCGAGCGCATCGGGTTGGCCGACAAGGCGCGCGAGCATCCCGACCGGCTGTCGGGCGGTCAGCAGCAGCGCGCGGCGATCGTGCGCGCCGTCGTGACCGACCCCGAGGTGCTCTTCCTCGACGAGATCACCTCGGCGCTCGACCCCGAGCTCGTCGGAGAGGTGCTCGAGCTGGTGCAGTCCCTCGCCGAGGAGGGGGCGACCATCCTCATGGCGACCCACGAGATGGCGTTCGCCCGCGATGTCGCTCACCGCGTGCTGTTCCTCGACGAGGGACGGGTGGTCGAGGAGGGGCCGCCGGATGAGGTCCTCGTCGCGCCCCGCGAGGAGCGGACGCGACGGTTCCTCTCGCGCTTCACGACCTGA
- a CDS encoding bifunctional methylenetetrahydrofolate dehydrogenase/methenyltetrahydrofolate cyclohydrolase — MTAQKLDGKAAAAAIRAELTERVAALTARGVTPGIATVLVGADPASQLYVGMKHKQSVGIGMNSIQRELPADATQEDVEALIDELNADPECHGYIVQLPLPKHLDTDRILERIDPAKDADGLHPTNLGRLVLNVNAPITTPLPCTPRGVIELLLRNGYDLKGKHVVVVGRGVTIGRSIGLLLTRREINATVTLTHTGTPDIPSFLRQADVIVAAAGVKHLVRAEDVKPGAAVLDVGVTREDDPETGAQRVYGDVHPDVAEVAGWLSPNPGGVGPMTVALLMTNVVEAAERSLEA; from the coding sequence ATGACGGCTCAGAAGCTCGACGGCAAGGCCGCCGCCGCGGCGATCCGCGCGGAGTTGACCGAACGGGTCGCCGCGCTCACAGCACGGGGCGTCACCCCGGGCATCGCGACGGTGCTCGTCGGCGCCGACCCCGCCTCGCAGCTGTACGTGGGCATGAAGCACAAGCAGTCGGTGGGCATCGGGATGAACTCGATCCAGCGTGAGCTGCCGGCGGATGCCACGCAGGAGGATGTCGAGGCCCTCATCGACGAGTTGAACGCCGATCCGGAATGCCACGGCTACATCGTTCAGCTGCCGCTGCCGAAGCACCTCGACACCGACCGGATCCTCGAGCGGATCGACCCGGCGAAAGATGCCGACGGGCTCCACCCGACCAACCTCGGCCGTCTGGTTCTCAACGTCAACGCGCCGATCACGACGCCCCTGCCCTGCACTCCGCGGGGTGTGATCGAGCTCCTGCTGCGAAACGGCTACGACCTGAAGGGCAAGCACGTCGTCGTCGTCGGCCGCGGCGTGACGATCGGGCGGTCGATCGGCTTGCTCCTGACCCGCCGCGAGATCAACGCCACGGTCACCCTCACCCACACCGGCACCCCCGACATCCCGTCCTTCCTCCGCCAGGCCGACGTCATCGTCGCCGCCGCGGGGGTCAAGCACCTCGTGCGAGCGGAGGACGTCAAGCCCGGCGCCGCCGTGCTCGACGTCGGGGTGACCCGCGAGGACGACCCCGAGACCGGCGCTCAGCGCGTGTACGGCGACGTGCATCCCGATGTCGCGGAGGTCGCCGGCTGGCTGTCGCCGAACCCCGGCGGAGTCGGCCCGATGACCGTCGCGCTCCTCATGACGAACGTCGTGGAGGCCGCCGAGCGCTCGCTGGAGGCCTGA